A region from the Paraburkholderia youngii genome encodes:
- a CDS encoding NAD(P)/FAD-dependent oxidoreductase, which yields MSEVAVLGAGFIGLSSAYWLMRDGHHVTLFDALGPGEATSYGNAGTFANYGCIPVNNPAVFRNLPRFLFSPTSPLRIRWRYLPQLAPWLVRFLCASMPRRYEHSARALASLLSRAFDGYREMLESDNLSRFVRPRECLYLYSNAASFDAAQPSLALRRSLGVRFENFDRAGIAALEPNLAPIFAHGTLFNGSWFLGDPHGFLQALHAALLARGLRHERVAVRTLVPGANSVRIVDDAGRAYDAAQAVVCAGAFSGRFARQCGDRVPLDTERGYHVRFPGTSSLISRPCGWAERGFYMVPMDGGIRAAGTVELGGYGPQRNAALLDLITRSARLALPQLPQPDSDWLGFRPSLPDGLPVVGASSASPRVVYAFGHQHLGVTLGGVTGSVVADLVAGRVPPVDLAPYSPRRF from the coding sequence ATGAGCGAAGTCGCCGTTCTGGGCGCGGGCTTCATCGGCCTGTCGAGCGCCTACTGGCTGATGCGCGACGGTCACCACGTCACGCTGTTCGACGCGCTCGGTCCGGGCGAGGCCACGTCATACGGCAATGCGGGCACGTTCGCCAACTATGGCTGCATTCCGGTGAACAACCCGGCGGTGTTCCGCAATCTGCCGCGTTTCCTGTTTTCGCCGACGAGTCCGCTGCGGATTCGCTGGCGCTATCTGCCGCAACTGGCGCCTTGGCTTGTGCGCTTTCTATGCGCGTCGATGCCGCGGCGCTACGAGCACAGCGCTCGAGCGCTCGCAAGCCTGCTGTCGCGCGCGTTCGACGGTTACCGCGAGATGCTCGAAAGCGATAACCTGTCGCGCTTCGTGCGGCCGCGCGAATGCCTGTACCTGTATTCGAATGCGGCGTCGTTCGACGCGGCCCAGCCGTCGCTCGCGTTGCGCCGCTCGCTCGGCGTGCGCTTCGAAAACTTCGATCGCGCCGGCATTGCCGCACTCGAACCGAATCTCGCGCCGATCTTTGCGCACGGCACGTTGTTCAACGGCAGCTGGTTCCTCGGCGACCCGCACGGCTTTTTGCAGGCGTTGCACGCGGCGCTGCTCGCTCGTGGCCTCCGGCATGAGCGCGTCGCGGTTCGCACGCTCGTGCCGGGCGCCAACAGCGTGCGCATCGTCGACGACGCAGGTCGCGCATATGATGCCGCGCAGGCGGTCGTCTGTGCCGGCGCATTTTCCGGCCGCTTCGCGCGCCAATGCGGCGACCGCGTACCTCTCGATACCGAGCGCGGCTATCACGTGCGCTTCCCCGGCACGTCGTCGCTGATTTCACGGCCGTGCGGCTGGGCCGAGCGCGGCTTCTACATGGTGCCGATGGACGGCGGCATCCGCGCCGCGGGCACCGTCGAACTGGGCGGCTATGGACCGCAGCGCAATGCCGCGCTGCTCGATCTGATCACGCGCTCCGCGCGGCTCGCGCTGCCGCAATTGCCTCAACCGGATAGCGACTGGCTCGGTTTCCGGCCGAGCCTGCCCGACGGCCTGCCGGTCGTCGGAGCGTCGAGCGCGTCGCCGCGCGTCGTCTACGCATTCGGTCATCAGCATCTGGGCGTCACGCTGGGCGGCGTGACGGGCAGCGTCGTCGCCGATCTGGTGGCGGGGCGCGTGCCGCCGGTCGATCTCGCGCCTTACAGCCCACGTCGTTTTTAA